Proteins encoded together in one Amblyomma americanum isolate KBUSLIRL-KWMA chromosome 1, ASM5285725v1, whole genome shotgun sequence window:
- the Cad96Ca gene encoding tyrosine kinase receptor Cad96Ca — MTVRTRDEDHDVIEYGIEPAVFLDGSSYFRINKRTGEVFLSRSLAGQAGSDYYLFITANDGHQTAKIEVYVKVVKPSSGLDGSDLLEPPPRPFPGGGPGGSPSGHFAPPAPPPSLGPGKKRPNKEPPPPQPPRPPAGPTGTGQVRPDAGVENTADAEEKGGAHGGTQGTSGGIDMTSTVLPIVAVVGFAPLVALFFWLMHRRCHRDDKLKPKKSTDRLDSNFPHNFDLSPATLYNPRARRALSNRYEPDFLSSLSEHSKWEFPRHHLRFIGILGEGCFGQVWKCEAMNITGSEEPVIVAVKTLKENATEKEKKELLSELGVMKLINPHPNVVTLLGSCTDRDPLFVIMEYVPFGKLQTYLRESRVERSYGNLHGSSKHLTSRDLTSFAYQVAKGMEYLSSKGIIHRDLAARNILVGENKTCKVADFGFARDVITTHVYERKSEGRLPIRWMAPESLYDNIFTTKTDVWSFGILMWEIVTLGSTPYPGLAAAEVMRRVRDGYRLEKPEHCKREMYNIMYYCWDPDPNERPSFSELTCLLDKLLVSENDYIELDRFPDHSYYNITNLSGEKL, encoded by the exons gctGGATCTGATTACTACCTCTTCATCACTGCCAACGACGGGCATCAAACG GCCAAGATCGAGGTGTACGTGAAGGTGGTGAAGCCCAGCAGCGGGCTCGACGGGAGCGATCTACTGGAGCCCCCGCCGCGGCCCTTTCCGGGAGGGGGCCCAGGTGGGTCCCCCTCCGGCCACTTTGCCCCTCCCGCCCCTCCGCCCTCGCTGGGCCCCGGCAAGAAGCGTCCCAACAAGGAGCCCCCGCCGCCTCAGCCTCCCAGACCTCCGGCCGGACCCACTGGCACGGGCCAG GTACGACCAGACGCTGGAGTGGAGAATACAGCAGACGCAGAGGAGAAAGGGGGCGCTCATGGCGGCACCCAGGGAACCTCGGGCGGTATCGACATGACATCGACGGTGCTGCCGATCGTGGCCGTGGTGGGATTCGCACCGCTAGTGGCTCTTTTCTTCTGGCTCATGCACCGCCGCTGCCATAGGGACGACAAGCTGAAACCA AAAAAGTCTACTGACCGCCTGGACAGCAATTTTCCCCACAACTTTGATCTTTCCCCTGCGACGTTGTACAATCCTAGAGCTCGGAGGGCCCTGTCCAACAGATACGAGCCGGACTTCTTAAGCTCT TTGTCAGAACATAGCAAGTGGGAATTCCCGAGGCACCACCTGCGGTTCATCGGAATCCTAGGCGAAGGCTGCTTTGGGCAAGTTTGGAAATGCGAAGCCATGAACATCACCGGATCTGAAGAACCGGTCATTGTAGCAGTCAAGACGTTAAAAG AAAATGCCactgagaaagaaaagaaggagctTCTCAGTGAGCTGGGTGTGATGAAGCTAATAAACCCTCATCCCAACGTGGTCACATTGCTGGGAAGCTGCACAGACAGAG ATCCGCTGTTTGTCATCATGGAATACGTACCATTCGGAAAACTGCAAACCTACCTTCGTGAGAGCAGAGTAGAAAGATCATATGGAAACCTGCATGGAAGTAGCAAGCACCTTACTTCCCGGGACCTGACGTCTTTTGCATACCAAGTGGCCAAGGGCATGGAATACCTTTCTTCTAAAGGG ATCATACACCGAGACCTGGCAGCAAGAAATATTCTGGTTGGAGAAAACAAAACCTGCAAAGTTGCCGATTTTGGATTTGCGAGGGATGTCATCACAACTCATGTTTATGAGAGGAAATCAGAG GGGCGATTGCCAATTAGGTGGATGGCACCAGAATCGCTTTACGACAACATTTTCACAACCAAGACCGACGTCTGGTCGTTCGGAATACTCATGTGGGAAATTGTGACACTCG GCTCCACACCATACCCTGGCCTGGCAGCTGCCGAGGTGATGCGACGCGTGCGCGATGGCTACCGTCTTGAAAAGCCAGAGCACTGCAAACGAGAAATGTACAATATCATGTACTACTGCTGGGACCCGGACCCAAACGAACGACCTTCCTTCAGTGAACTCACTTGCCTTCTTGACAAGCTCCTTGTCAGCGAGAATGACTACATTGAACTGGACCGCTTTCCTGACCACTCGTACTACAACATCACCAACCTCTCTGGCGAAAAGCTTTAA